In Micromonospora ferruginea, the sequence GGAGACCGCCATCCGTTCGCTGCAGGCCGCGGGCCTCGAGGTCGGGCAGATCTCCGACGTCACGCCGCAGCCGCACAACGGGTGCCGTCCGCCGAAGCGTCGTCGGGTCTGAGAGGTTAGAGAGAGATGGCTCGTTACACCGGTGCTGACTGCCGCCGTTGCCGGCGGGAGAAGATGAAGCTGTTCCTCAAGGGCAGCAAGTGCGATGGCCCGAAGTGCCCGTTCGAGTCCCGGCCGTTCCCGCCCGGACAGCACGGCCGCGGCCGCACCAAGGAGACGGAGTACCTGCTCCAGCTCCGTGAGAAGCAGAAGGCCCGCCGCGTCTACGGCGTGCTCGAGAAGCAGTTCCGCGGCTACTACGAAGAGGCCGTGGGCAAGAAGGCCAAGACGGGCGAGGTTCTGCTGCAGATCCTCGAGTCGCGGCTGGACAACGTGGTCTACCGGGCCGGCTACGCCAAGTCCCGGGACATGGCCCGCCAGCTGGTCAAGCACGGTCACTTCACGGTGAACGGCAAGAAGGTCGACATCCCGTCGTACCGCGTCAAGGAGCACGACATCGTCGAGGTCCGGGGCAAGAGCAAGGAGCTCACCCCGTTCATCGTCGCGCAGGCCGAGGCCGGCTCCAAGACCGTTCCGGCGTGGCTCGAGGCCATCCCCAGCCAGATGAAGGTCCTCGTGCACTCGCTCCCGGCCCGCCAGGTGATCGACACCCAGGTCCAGGAGCAGCTGATCGTCGAGCTCTACTCCAAGTAAGGGCTCGTTGCGGTGGCCCGCCCTCCGGGGCGGGCCACCGGAACAGTTGTGTCGTGGGCGTCAAATAGCGGGCGCCCCGGAAGAGAAGAGAAAAGATGCTCATCAGCCAGCGACCGTCTCTCTCCGAAGAGTCGATCAACGAGACCCGGTCCCGGTTCACCATCGAGCCGCTGGAGCCCGGCTTCGGCTACACGCTCGGCAACTCGCTGCGGCGTACCCTGCTGTCCTCCATCCCCGGTGCGGCGGTCACCTCGATCAAGATCGACGGTGTCCTGCACGAGTTCACCACGATCCCCGGGGTCAAGGAGGACGTGGTCGAGCTCGTCATGAACATCAAGGAGCTGTGCGTCAGCTCCGAGCACGACGAGCCGGTCAGCATGTACCTGCGCAAGCAGGGCCCGGGCGACGTGACCGCCGGTGACATCCAGCCCCCGGCCGGTGTCTCGGTGCACAACCCGGACCTGAAGCTCGCCACCCTCAACGGCAAGGGTCGGCTCGACATGGAGCTGACCGTCGAGCGGGGCCGGGGCTACGTCACGGCGGCGCAGAACAAGCAGGCGGGCGCCGAGATCGGCCGGATCCCGGTCGACTCGATCTACTCGCCGGTGCTCAAGGTGACGTACCGCGTCGAGGCGACCCGTGTCGAGCAGCGGACCGACTTCGACCGGCTGATCATCGACGTCGAGACCAAGCCGTCGATGGGCCCGCGCACCGCGCTGGCCTCCGCCGGCTCGACGCTGGTGGAGCTGTTCGGGCTCGCCCGTGAGCTGGACGAGACCGCCGAGGGCATCGACATCGGGCCGTCCCCGCAGGACGCCCAGCTCGCGGCCGACCTGGCTCTGCCGATCGAGGAGCTGGACCTCACCGTCCGCTCCTACAACTGCCTCAAGCGCGAGGGCATCAACTCCGTTGGTGAGCTGATCGGGCGTACCGAGGCCGACCTTCTCGACATCCGCAACTTCGGTCAGAAGTCGATCGACGAGGTCAAGATGAAGCTCGCCGGGATGGGCCTGGGGCTGAAGGACTCGGCTCCGAACTTCGACCCGGCGCACGTCGTGGACGCCTTCGGCGAGGCCGACTACGACACCGACGACTACCGCGAGACCGAGCAGCTCTAGTCCGCGCTGCCGCCACACCTGAGGAGCACCAAGCATGCCCACGCCCACCAAGGGCCCCCGCCTCGGCGGCAGCCCCGCGCACGAGCGGCTGATGCTGGCCAACCTGGCCACCGCGCTGTTCCAGCACGGCAAGATCCAGACCACCGAGACGAAGGCCCGGCGGCTCCGCCCGCTGGCCGAGCAGCTCATCACCAAGGCCAAGCGTGGCGACCTCGCCTCGCGCCGGCGGGTGGCGGGCGTCGTCAAGGACAAGGACGTGGTCTTCTCCCTGTTCGACCAGATCGCGCCCCGGTACGCCAACCGCAACGGTGGCTACACCCGGATCGTGAAGACCGGTCCGCGCAAGGGTGACGCCGCTCCGATGGCGATCATCGAGCTGGTGGAGGAGCTTCAGGTCGCCGAGCCGAAGGCGAACAAGAAGACCGCCGCTCGCAAGGCCGCCCAGCAGGACAAGGTCGAGGCCCTGGCCCCGGCCGAGGAGGCCCCCAAGTCGACCGCCGGTGACCAGGACGCCGAGGCGCCGGTCTCCGCGTCGGGTGACACCGCCGCCGCCCGCGAGGACAGCGACGAGGCCACCGAGAACGACAAGGCCTGATCGCCTGCAGCATCGTCGGGCCCGGCATCCCCTCGCGGGGTGCCGGGCCCGACGCCGTCAACGGGAGGTACGAGGTGGACGAGCGGACCCGGCTGCGGCTGGACGTCTCGTACGACGGCACCGACTTCTCCGGTTGGGCCCCGCAGCCCACCCGGCGCACGGTGGCCGGGGTGCTCATGGAGGCGCTCGACCTCGTGCTCGGCGCGGGCACGGTCACCGGCCTGACCGTGGCCGGCCGCACCGACGCCGGGGTGCATGCCACCGGGCAGGTCTGCCACCTCGACCTGCCGACCGAGGTGTGGCGCGCGCACGAGGGGCGGCTGCTGCGCCGGCTGGCCCGGCTGCTCCCCACCGACGCCCGGGTACGGGCGATGACCGAGGTGCCGGCCGACTTCGACGCCCGGTTCTCGGCCACCTTCCGGCGCTACGAGTACCGGGTCACCGACGCGCCGTGGGGTGCCGAGCCGCTGCGCCGGCGGGACACGCTGGCCTGGCCGAAGCCGCTGGACCTGGCCGCGCTGAACGAGGCCGCGGCCGGTCTGGTCGGCGAGCACGACTTCGCCGCGTACTGCCGGCGCAAGGAGAACGCCACCACGCTGCGTGAGGTGACCCGGCTCGACTGGCGACGCGACCCGGACGGGATCCTGGTGGCCACGGTGCAGGCCGACGCGTTCTGCCAGAACATGGTCCGCAGCCTGGTCGGCGCCATGCTGGTCGCCGGGGACGGTCGGCGTCCGGTGGCCTGGCCGGCCGGCCTGCTGACCCGCCGGGAACGCTCCAGCGAGGTGACCGTGGCGCCCGCGCACGGGCTGGCCCTGGTCGAGGTCGGATACCCGGCCGACCCGGCCGGGTACGCCCGCCGCGCCGACCTCACCCGCCGGCTCCGGGTGCCGGTCGCCGAGGGCTGAGAGCCCTCCCCGTACCGCAGCGCGGCCCGCCACCGGCGTCGGTGGCGGGCCGTGGTCGTGCTGCGGTCAGTCGTCGTTGTTCTGCTGGCCGGCGCTGTCGTCGGTGGGGCCGCCGGTGGGCTGCGTGGCCGTCCCGCCGGCGGCCCGGCGGTCCAGCACGCCCCGGTTCAGGTGCAGCTCGATGAGGTCGTACATGATCTCGCGGGCGGTCGCGTCGTCGGTCGGGATGCGTTCGCCGTCGGCGCGGGTGACCAGGCAGAAGGCGAGGTAGTGCCCGCGTACCTGCCAGCCGACCCGGGCGGCGGCCTTCTCCACCGCCTCGGTGTCGTCGCCGGCGGCCAGGCCCCGGAACCGGCCCTGCCGGTCGTCGAGCAGCGGTCGGATCCGGTCGCGTACCCGCTGGGTGCTGGCCACGTCGGTCAGGTTGAACAGGCCGGCGGTGAGCAGGTGGTCGCCGTCGGGGGAGCGGAGCGTGCCCCGGACGACCTGGTTGCACCCGAGCCGCACCAGCAGGTCGGCGATCTCGCCGGCGGCCGCGACCGCGCAGTTCGCGCTCGTCTGGGTCTTGAGCACCCGGTAGGCGGGCTTGCCGTCGGTGACCACCAGTTGCTTGCCGGGGAAGAGTTCCTTGACGGTGAGTGGCGCCTGGTCGGTGTCCCGGGAGTCCAGGTCGGACCCGGTCGACGGGGTCGTCTCCGCCGCCGTGGGCTGCGGGGTGGGCTGGCCGGCCGGGGGTGTGGCGGCCCGCTCGTCGAGCAGCGCCGCGACGGCCAGGCCGGTGAGGGAGAGCAGGAGCAGCACGGCGGCGCCGCCGATCAGCGTCTGCCAGACCCGGCCGCCGCGCCGGCCGGCGCGGCGGTTGCGGGACAGCTCGGACACCTCGGCGGTGCGGAAGGTCGGGCCGGCCGGGATGGGCACGGTGGTCCGGGTCGTCGCGGCGGGCACCGGCTGCGGGACGGGTGGCAGGGGTTGCGGCACCGGTGAGGGTTCCCCGGGCGGCGGCGCCGGCCGGCCCGGTGTGGGCGCGGGGGCGGGCGGCGCGGGGGCGGGCGCCCGGCCGTCGTCGAGGGCCGGGCGGGTGGCCCGCGCCGGCGGCAGTGACGGCGTGGGGAAGCGGGAGGGCGACGGCCCGGCCGGGGGCGGCGTCGCGGCCACGGGCCCGGTCGGTGCCGACCCGGGCTCCGGGTACTCCAGGAAGGCGTCCTCATCGGACTCGTACCGGTACACCATGTGGGATAGAGTAAGACCGATTGTCCCTTTCAGGGGGAATATCGGGAAATTCCGGCGGGGTGGCGTCCGCCCGTACCCGCCGTACCGTCGCCCGGCCCGCCGACGGGCGGTGCGAGAATGCCGACGTGACCGGCGACCACTACTTCACCGCTGAACCCACGGCCCCGGCCCGCCCGCGCGAGGTCGAGTTCTCCGTCGCCGGGCGCGACTACGCCCTCGCCTCGGCCGGCGGCGTGTTCTCCGCCGACCGGCTCGACCCCGGCACCGCGGTGCTGCTGCGCAAGGCCGACCTGCCGACCGCCGACGTCGCCGGCCCGCTGCTCGACATCGGCTGCGGATTCGGCCCGATCACCTGCGTGCTGGCCACCGTCGCGCCGGCCGCCACCGTCTGGGCGGTGGACGTCAACGCCCGGGCCCGCGACCTCACCACCGCCAACGCCGCCCGGATCGGCGCCGCCGACCGGGTCCGGGCCGTCGCGCCGGACGACGTGCCGGCGGACGTCACGTTCGCCCAGATCTGGTCGAACCCGCCGATCCACGTCGGCAAGGCGGACCTGCACGACCTGCTGCGGCGCTGGCTGCCCCGGCTCGCCCCGGACGGCGTCGCCTGGCTCGTGGTGGCCCGCCACCTCGGCGGCGACTCGCTGCACCGCTGGCTGGTCGAGCAGGGTTGGCAGGTCGAACGGCAGGCCAGCCAGAAGGGCTTCCGGGTGCTCCGCGTCACCCGGTAATCCGGTGTCGCCGGCACCGCCCGCTCGGGCAGGATGCCGGCGTGGGATACGTGGACGTGGCAGCGGTCGGGCACATCCTCCCGGACGGGCGGGAGCTGTTCGGCGAGGTGTCGTTCCGGGTCGGCGAGGGCGCCAAGGTGGCGCTCGTCGGCCCCAACGGCGCCGGCAAGACGACCCTGCTGCGGATGGTCGCCGGCGACCTGCCGGTGCGCACCGGCGCGATCGCCCGGGCCGGCGGCCTGGGCGTGATGCGGCAGTTCATCGGCATGATCGGCGACGAGTCGACGCTCGCCGACCTGGCCCTGTCGCTCGCCCCGCCGGCCCTGCAGGACGCCGGGCGCCGGCTCGTCGAGACCGAGGCGGCCATGCGGGCGGCCGAGGTCCGCGGCAAGTACAGCACCGCCGCCGGCAAGGCCCAGCTCGCGTACGCCGACGCGCTGGCCGCCTGGGGCGAGAGCGGCGGGTACGACGCCGAGGTGCTCTTCGACACCGTCACCACCATCGTGCTGGACCTGCCGTGGGACGCCGCCCGCGACCGGCCGGTCCGCACCCTCTCCGGCGGCCAGCAGAAACGGTTCGCGCTGGAGCTGCTGCTGCGCGGCCCGGACGAGGTGCTGCTGCTCGACGAGCCGGACAACTTCCTCGACGTACCGGGCAAACGCTGGCTGGAGGCGCGACTACGCGAGTCCGGCAAGTCGGTGCTCTACGTCTCGCACGACCGTGAGCTGCTGGCGCAGACCGCCGACCGGGTGGTCGCCGTCGAGGGCGGCAGCGCCTGGGTGCACCCGGGCGGCTTCGCGAGCTGGCACGAGGCGCGGGTGGCCCGGCACGCCCGCCTCGACGAGCTGCGCCGGCGCTGGGACGAGGAACACCAGAAGCTGCGCGAGCTGATGCTGATGTACAAGCAGAAGGCCGCGTACAACGACGGGCTGGCGTCCCGCTACCAGGCCGCGCAGACCCGGCTGCGCAAGTTCGAGGAGGCCGGGCCGCCGCCCGTACCCCCGAAGGACCAGGACATCCGGATGCGGCTGACCGGCGGGCGGACCGGCAAGCGCGCGGTGATCGCCGAGCAGTTGGAGCTGGACGGCCTGACCTACCCCTTCGACCTGGAGATCTGGTACGGCGACCGGGTCGCGGTGCTCGGCGCGAACGGCACCGGCAAGTCGCACTTCCTGCGCCTGCTCGCCCGCGGCGGCACCGATCCCGACCCGGGCAACACCCCGGTCGACGGCGCCGCCGCGCTCACCCCGGTCACGCACGACGGCGTGGTCCGGCTCGGCGCCCGGGTCCGGCCCGGGCACTTCTCGCAGACCCACGACCGGCCGGAGCTGATGGCGAAGACGCTCGTGGAGATCCTCTGGCGCGGTGACGAGCACCGGACCGGCATGGACCGGCACGCGGCCATGGGGGTGTTGTCCCGCTACGAGCTGGCCGGGCAGGGCGACCAGCGCTTCGGCACGCTCTCCGGCGGCCAGCAGGCCCGCTTCCTGGTGCTGCTGCTGGAGCTGTCCGGTGCCACGCTGCTGCTGCTCGACGAGCCGACCGACAACCTCGACCTGGCCTCCGCCGAGGCGCTGGAGGCCGGCCTGGGCGCGTTCGACGGCACGGTGATCGCGGTGACCCACGACCGCTGGTTCACCCGCACCTTCGACCGGTTCGTGCTGTTCCGCGGCGACGGGGACGTGGTGGAGACGCCGGAACCGGTCTGGGACGTCGGATGATCGACCGGGAGTTGGCCGCCCGGCTCTGCGCCGTCGACGGCGTGGTGGCGGTGGCGCTCGGCGGCAGCCGGGCCCGCGGCGAGCACCGGCCCGACTCCGACTGGGACCTCGGCCTCTACTACCGGGGTACGCCGGACCTGGCCGGGCTGCGCGCGGTCGCCGCCTCGATCGCCGACGAACCGGTCGAGCTGACCGCCCCCGGCGGCTGGGGTCCCTGGGTCGACGGCGGCGGCTGGCTGCGCGTCGGCGGGGCGGCGGTGGACTGGATCTACCGGGACCTCGACCGGGTGCACCGGGTGTGGGCGGAGTGCCGGGCCGGCCGCTACACGGTTGAGGTGCAGGCCGGGCACCCGCTCGGGTTCTACTCCCACGCGTACGCCGGGGAGGTGGCGCTCGGCCGCATCCTCGCCGACCCGACCGGTGAGCTGACCGCGCTGCGCGCCGAGACCGTCGACTACCCGCCCGCGCTCGGTGCGGCGCTGGTCGCCGGCGGCTGGGAGACCGGCCTGCTGCTCGACGGCGCGGCCAAGGGCGCGTCCGGCGGCGACGCCGGCTACGTGGCCGGCTGCCTGTTCCGGGTGGTCGGGGTGCTGGCGCAGGCGCTGCACGGGCGGGCCGGGCGGTGGCTGGTCAACGAGAAGGGCATGCTCGCCTCCGCGGGCCGGCTGCCCGGCGCGCCGCCGGACTTCACCGATCGGGCCCAGGCGCTGCTCGGCGCGGTGGGGCGTACCCCCGCCGAGCTGTCGGCGACGGTGGCCGACGCCCGCGCGCTGGCCGTCGACGTGCTCGGCTGAGGCGCCGCCCGCGTCCGGCGGGCATAGGGTGGATCTCGTGAGTGAGATGACCTATCGCCGACTGGGCGACTCCGGGCTCGTGGTGTCCGTGGTCGGCATCGGCTGCAACAACTTCGGCCGCAAACTCGACCTCGACGGCACCCGGGCGGTGGTGGACGCCGCGCTCGACGCCGGGATCACCTTCTTCGACACCGCCGACATCTACGGCGAACCCCAGGGCGGCTCCGAGGAACTGCTCGGCCAGGCGCTCAAGGGCCGCCGCGACGACGTGGTGCTCGCCACCAAGTTCGGCATGGACATGAACGGGGCGAACGGGCCGGACCACGGCGCCCGGGGCGCCCGCCGCTACATCGCCCGCGCCGTCGAGGCGTCGCTGCGCCGGCTCGGCACCGACCACATCGACCTCTACCAGATGCACGAGCCCGACCCGGGTACGCCCATCGACGAGACGCTCGCCGCGCTGGACGACCTGGTGACCGCCGGCAAGGTGCGCTACCTCGGCAACTCCAACTTCGCCGGCTGGCAGATCGCCGACGCCGACTGGACCGCGTCGTCGCAGGGGCGTACCCGTTTCATCTCCGCGCAGAACCACTACTCGCTGCTGGAGCGGGGCGTGGAGGACGAGGTGATCCCGGCCTGCGAGCGGTTCGGCCTCGGCATGCTGCCGTTCTTCCCGCTCGCCAACGGGCTGCTCACCGGCAAGTACCAGCGCGGTCAGCAGCCCCCCGAGGGCAGCCGGCTCGCTGGCGGCGGCCGGTACGCCGAGCGGCTGGCCGCGGCGCGCTGGGACACCATCGAGGCGATCGAGGCGTACGCGGCCGAGCGCGGGGTGAGCATGCTCCAGGTGGCCATCGGCGGACTGGCCGCCCGGCCCGCGGTGACCTCGGTGATCGCCGGCGCGACCACGCCCGAGCAGGTACGCGCCAACGCCGACGCCGGCACCTGGCAGCCCACCGACGAGGACCAGGACGCCCTCGACGCCCTCCTCTGACTTCTTGGGCGAAGTGTTCGGTGAGCGGTCCGGTGAGTGGAACGCGATGGCTGTCTCCGGACCGGTTTGACGTTCATAGCGTTCCACTCACGGGCGGAGACGCCGGTGGGTGGAACGCTATGAACGTCAGCGAGGTGGGTCGGACTTCCACGGCAACCAGGGTCGTGCTGCCTGGCAAAGCGTCCGGTGATGAGATGCTCCGGTGTGCGTCGGGCCGCCCCGGTCACGCCAGCGCAGGCTGGGGCATGCGACGCCGCGACGCCGTCCAGTTCCGGGGCGAGCCAAGGTCGGCTAGGGCGTGCGCGAGGTCAGCGCGGCCGGGCGGTGATGCGGCGGCGTTCCACGAGGGCCTGGTGCACCAGGGCGACCGTGGCCTCGGGGCGGCGGAGCACGTCGTCGGCGGTGAAGCGGAGCACGATCCAGCCAGCGGAACGGAGCGCGTTGAGGCGCGCCACGTCCCGCCGGAACTGTGCCCGCTCCCGATGCTGGTCGCCGTCGTACTCGACCGCGACGCGCAACGCCGGCCAGGCCAGGTCCACCCGGGCCACGAAGCGCCCGCCGTGGCGCACCTCGTGCTGGGCGGTCAGCGGGCCGAGACCGGCGTCGAGGAGGAGCAGCCGCAGGCGCGTCTCCATGGGGGACTCGCTCGACGGCTCGGCCAACTTCAGCACCTCGCGCAGCAGCGCCGAGCCCGGCCAGCCCGGGCGTTCCGCGGCGTAGGCGCGTAACGCGGCCGGTTCCACCACCCGGCGACGCAGCAGCGCGTCGACGGCGACCACCGCCTCCACCCGGGGGCTGTGGCGACCCAGGTCGAACGCCGTGCGCAGCGTGGTGGTGACCGGCAGCCCGGCGAACCGGGTGCGATCCTCATCGGGCAGCGGTGATCGCACGATCGACAGCCGGGGATGCGGGCGCAGCCGGGCGGTCGTCGGCAGGAGCACCGTCACCGGTTCGTCCCGGGTGAGCAGGTCGACACCGAAAAGCCAGGCGGCGCTGCGGCCGGCCACGGCGGCGCCGGGCGGCAGCCGCAGCGCGACCGCCTCGCACCACATCCGATGGTCGTCGGGGCGGTAGGCGTCGCCGTGCACGTACACGTCCTGCAACAGGCGGACCCACGTCGGCCCGCGCAGCATCGCCCGGGTGAGAAGACCGTCGCGCACCGCGTCGCCGGCGCGGAACGGCACCGACCACAGGCGGCGCGGGACACGGGCGGGTGCGGCCATCCGGTCAGCGTGTCGTGATGCGACAGTCACCCGCCGTCCCGTTCCGTCGAGTGGTGCGGTCGTGGGAAAAACCTCACCCGCTCTTCCGTCCGGCCGGGGGAGCGTCGTACGGTAGGCCGCAAGTGACCCACGGGAGCCCGGTGCGGACCGGGCTGAGAGGGGGGCTGACAGCCCCCGACCGTCGAACCTGATCCGGGTAATGCCGGCGCAGGGAGGAGCGTTGCCGTGCCGTCCCTGGGACGACTGCATCTCATCACCGACACCCGGCCGGGGCGGGACCCGCTCGCCGTGCTGCGCGCCGCCCTGCCGGTGGCCCGCGCGGAACTCGTCGTGCAGGTGCGGGTGGCGGACGACGCCACCGACCGGGAGGCGTACGAGCTGGCCCGGCGGGTGGTCGAGGCGTGCCGGCCGTACGGGGCGCGGTGCCTGGTCAACGACCGGCTGCACGTGGCGCTGGCGGTGGGCGCGGCCGGTGGGCACGTGGGGGCGGACGACCTGCCCGTGGCGGCCGCCCGGCGGGTGCTCGGCGTCGACGCGGTGCTCGGCGCGACCGCCCGGGAGCCGGTCACCGCCCGGGCCGCGGTCGCCGCCGGGGCCGGCTACCTGGGCGTGGGCCCGTGCCACGCCACCACCACGAAGCCGGGCCTGCCCGCGCCGATCGGCCCGGACGGGGTACGCGCGGTGACCGGGGCGGTGACCGTGCCGGTGATCGCCATCGGCGGGGTGACCGCCGCGTCGGTGCCGGCGTTGCGGGCCGCCGGGGCGTACGGGGTGGCGGTGGTCGGCGCGCTGTCCTCGGCGGCCGACCCCGCACGCGCCACCGCCGAGCTGCTCGGGGCGCTGACGTGTTAAGCGGGGCCCCCTCCTCTACCGAAAGCGTTAAGCGGGGGCCCCGCCTTACTCAGGTGGGGGTGGTGGGGGCGGGGGCGGTGGGGCTGGCGGTGGCGTGGCGGTGCGCGCAGCGCGGGCTGCGCGTCAGCGTGTACGACGACCGCCCCGGGTCGGGCGCGTCGCACGTCGCCGCCGGCATGCTCTCCCCGGTCGCCGAGGCGTACTTCGGTGAGCACAAGCTGACCGCGCTGCTCGTCGAGTCGGCGGCCCGCTGGCCGGGCTTCGCCGCCGAGCTGGCCGAGGCGAGCGGCGTCGACCCGGGCTATCGCACCGAGGGCACGCTCGTGGTCGGGCTCACCGCCGACGACCTGGCCGAGGCGGGGCGGCTGTGGTCGTACCAGCAGGGTCTGGGACTGCCGATCACGCCGCTGCGCCCGTCGGCGCTGCGCGACCGCGAGCCGGCGCTGGCCACCCGGGTGCGCGGCGGCGCGGTCGCACCCGGCGACCACCAGGTCGACCCGCGCCGGCTGGTCGCCGCGTTGCGCGTCGCCGCCGAGCGGGCCGGCGTGGTGTTCCGGCCGGCGCGAGTCGGCGCGCTGTCCGAGGTGGACGCGGCGGTCACCGTGGTCGCGGCCGGCTGCGGCGCGGCGGCGCTGACCGGCCTGCCGGTGCGGCCGGTGAAGGGCCAGGTGCTCCGGCTCCGCGCGCCAGGCGGCGGCCCGCCGGGCTTCCGGCACGTGATCCGGGGGTACGCCGACGGCGAGCCGGTCTACCTGGTGCCCCGGGCCGGCGGCGAGGTGGTGGTCGGCGCGACCGTGGAGGAACGCGCGGACACCGAGGTCACCGCCGGCGGCGTGCTGCGGCTGTTGCGTGCCGCCGTCGAGCTGGTCCCGGAGCTGACCGAGTACGAGCTGGTGGAGGCGGTCGCCGGGCTGCGCCCGGCGACGCCGGACAACGCGCCGCTGATCGGGGCGCTGCCCGGCCGGCCCGGCGTGCTCGCCGCCACCGGGCACCACCGGCACGGCATCGTGCTCACCCCGGTCACCGCCGACCTGGTCACCGAGCTGATCGTCACCGGCGAGCCGGATCCGGCGCTCGCCCCGTTCACCCCCGACCGGTTTCCGAAGGAGCCCCGGTGGAACTGATCGTCAACGGCACGGGACGGACGCTGCCCGACGGCGTCACGCTGGCCGAGGTGGTCCGCGCGGTCACCGATCAGCAGCGCGGCCTGGCGGTCGCCGTCAACGGCGAGGTGGTGCCGCGCGGCGGCTGGCCGGTGAGCGTGCTGCGCGACGGCGACCGGGTCGAGGTGCTCAGCGCCGCGCAGGGCGGGTGAGCGGCATGTCCCTGGAGATCGGCGGTGTCGCGTTCGGCTCCCGGCTGGTGCTCGGCACCGGCGGCGCGGCCAACCTGCACGTGTTGGAGGCGGCGATCCGCGCCTCCGGCACCGGGCTGGTGACGCTGGCGCTGCGCCGGGTGGACACCGCACCGGTCGGCGCGGGCGGGCTGCTCGACCTGCTGGACCGCTGCGGCGTACGGCTGCTGCCGAACACGGCGGGCTGCCGGACGGCGGTGGAGGCGGTGAAGACGGCGCACCTGGCCCGGGAGGCGTTCGACACCGACTGGGTGAAGCTGGAGGTGATCGGCGACGAGCGCACGCTCCTGCCCGACGGGGTGGAGCTGCTGCGCGCCGCCGAGGACCTGGTCGCCGACGGGTTCACCGTGCTGCCGTACACGTCGGACGATCCGGTGCTGGCCCGCCGGCTGGCCGACGTCGGCTGCGCGGCGGTGATGCCGGCCGGTTCGCCGATCGGCTCCGGCCTGGGCATCGGCAACCCGCACCACATCCGGCTGATCCGGCAGGCCGTGGACGTGCCGGTGATCCTCGACGCCGGTGTCGGCACCGCCTCCGACGCCGCGCTCGCCATGGAGCTGGGCTGCGACGCGGT encodes:
- the thiE gene encoding thiamine phosphate synthase produces the protein MPSLGRLHLITDTRPGRDPLAVLRAALPVARAELVVQVRVADDATDREAYELARRVVEACRPYGARCLVNDRLHVALAVGAAGGHVGADDLPVAAARRVLGVDAVLGATAREPVTARAAVAAGAGYLGVGPCHATTTKPGLPAPIGPDGVRAVTGAVTVPVIAIGGVTAASVPALRAAGAYGVAVVGALSSAADPARATAELLGALTC
- the thiO gene encoding glycine oxidase ThiO, with product MLSGAPSSTESVKRGPRLTQVGVVGAGAVGLAVAWRCAQRGLRVSVYDDRPGSGASHVAAGMLSPVAEAYFGEHKLTALLVESAARWPGFAAELAEASGVDPGYRTEGTLVVGLTADDLAEAGRLWSYQQGLGLPITPLRPSALRDREPALATRVRGGAVAPGDHQVDPRRLVAALRVAAERAGVVFRPARVGALSEVDAAVTVVAAGCGAAALTGLPVRPVKGQVLRLRAPGGGPPGFRHVIRGYADGEPVYLVPRAGGEVVVGATVEERADTEVTAGGVLRLLRAAVELVPELTEYELVEAVAGLRPATPDNAPLIGALPGRPGVLAATGHHRHGIVLTPVTADLVTELIVTGEPDPALAPFTPDRFPKEPRWN
- the thiS gene encoding sulfur carrier protein ThiS yields the protein MELIVNGTGRTLPDGVTLAEVVRAVTDQQRGLAVAVNGEVVPRGGWPVSVLRDGDRVEVLSAAQGG
- a CDS encoding thiazole synthase, which codes for MSGMSLEIGGVAFGSRLVLGTGGAANLHVLEAAIRASGTGLVTLALRRVDTAPVGAGGLLDLLDRCGVRLLPNTAGCRTAVEAVKTAHLAREAFDTDWVKLEVIGDERTLLPDGVELLRAAEDLVADGFTVLPYTSDDPVLARRLADVGCAAVMPAGSPIGSGLGIGNPHHIRLIRQAVDVPVILDAGVGTASDAALAMELGCDAVLLASAVTRAADPVAMATAMRYAVEAGHLAYGAGRIPRRDHALPSTPDAGRPNL